In one Pangasianodon hypophthalmus isolate fPanHyp1 chromosome 22, fPanHyp1.pri, whole genome shotgun sequence genomic region, the following are encoded:
- the pabpn1 gene encoding polyadenylate-binding protein 2 isoform X2, protein MAEFGNGLAEESLLDSDPGHPELEDPGVGDEEPGLDEGEAAIEDPELEAIKARVREMEEEAEKLKELQNEVEKQMNLSPPPAGPVIMSIEEKIEADGRSIYVGNVDYGATAEELEAHFHGCGSVNRVTILCDKFTGHPKGFAYIEFADKESVRTAMALDESLFRGRQIKVGAKRTNRPGISTTDRGFPRARFRSRGGSFSSRARYYSGYTPPRGRGRAFRGRGRSTSWYSPY, encoded by the exons ATGGCGGAGTTCGGTAACGGACTGGCGGAGGAATCTCTGCTCGACTCAGACCCCGGTCATCCGGAGCTGGAAGATCCGGGTGTTGGTGACGAAGAGCCGGGTTTAGATGAGGGAGAGGCCGCTATTGAAGACCCG GAGCTGGAGGCCATTAAAGCCCgggtgagagagatggaggaggaagCAGAGAAACTGAAGGAGCTCCAGAACGAAGTGGAGAAACAGATGAACCTTAGTCCTCCtcctg CTGGTCCTGTCATCATGTCCATTGAAGAGAAGATAGAAGCAGATGGAAGATCAATTTATGTTGGAAAT GTGGATTATGGAGCAACAGCAGAGGAGCTTGAAGCTCATTTTCATGGCTGTGGCTCTGTTAACAGAGTCACTATCCTGTGTGACAAATTCACAGGACACCCGAAAGG GTTTGCATATATTGAGTTTGCAGACAAGGAATCTGTTAGAACAGCAATGGCACTGGATGAGTCCTTATTCCGTGGAAGGCAGATAAAg GTTGGGGCAAAGAGAACGAATCGACCCGGTATCAGCACCACAGACCGCGGGTTTCCTCGGGCCCGGTTCCGCTCACGTGGAGGAAGTTTCTCGTCTCGGGCTCGGTATTACAGTGGATACACACCACCCAGAGGAAGAGGACGGGCCTTCAG gGGCCGAGGGCGATCAACATCGTGGTATTCCCCTTACTAA
- the pabpn1 gene encoding polyadenylate-binding protein 2 isoform X1, whose product MAEFGNGLAEESLLDSDPGHPELEDPGVGDEEPGLDEGEAAIEDPELEAIKARVREMEEEAEKLKELQNEVEKQMNLSPPPAGPVIMSIEEKIEADGRSIYVGNVDYGATAEELEAHFHGCGSVNRVTILCDKFTGHPKGFAYIEFADKESVRTAMALDESLFRGRQIKVGAKRTNRPGISTTDRGFPRARFRSRGGSFSSRARYYSGYTPPRGRGRAFRFQDQWRLSTPPPPVAAAPPTVSPSSLSLSAPSIPLSTLMWGGGGGAQGDPRPIYYNNKR is encoded by the exons ATGGCGGAGTTCGGTAACGGACTGGCGGAGGAATCTCTGCTCGACTCAGACCCCGGTCATCCGGAGCTGGAAGATCCGGGTGTTGGTGACGAAGAGCCGGGTTTAGATGAGGGAGAGGCCGCTATTGAAGACCCG GAGCTGGAGGCCATTAAAGCCCgggtgagagagatggaggaggaagCAGAGAAACTGAAGGAGCTCCAGAACGAAGTGGAGAAACAGATGAACCTTAGTCCTCCtcctg CTGGTCCTGTCATCATGTCCATTGAAGAGAAGATAGAAGCAGATGGAAGATCAATTTATGTTGGAAAT GTGGATTATGGAGCAACAGCAGAGGAGCTTGAAGCTCATTTTCATGGCTGTGGCTCTGTTAACAGAGTCACTATCCTGTGTGACAAATTCACAGGACACCCGAAAGG GTTTGCATATATTGAGTTTGCAGACAAGGAATCTGTTAGAACAGCAATGGCACTGGATGAGTCCTTATTCCGTGGAAGGCAGATAAAg GTTGGGGCAAAGAGAACGAATCGACCCGGTATCAGCACCACAGACCGCGGGTTTCCTCGGGCCCGGTTCCGCTCACGTGGAGGAAGTTTCTCGTCTCGGGCTCGGTATTACAGTGGATACACACCACCCAGAGGAAGAGGACGGGCCTTCAG GTTTCAGGACCAGTGGAGGCTGAGTACTCCTCCTCCCCCTGTGGCTGCAGCGCCCCCTACAGTCTCACCatcgtctctttctctctctgctccctctatccctctatccaCACTCatgtgggggggtgggggtggggcaCAGGGTGACCCCCGGCCCATTTACTACAACAACAAACGCTGA
- the ngdn gene encoding neuroguidin: protein MAALSVQNDVIEDDLPKAVQLLNTLTQQIAFVTSHVRDVIKKVQNKTCPTSKGLSFLDLRYHLLLFYLQDVAHLISIKADGQSLKDNGAIHRLVTIRTVLEKMRPLDQKLKYQIDKLVRTAVTGSLAENDPLHFRPNPENLVSKLDQSEESDDGGDDDTGNKKDSGKKATPKAKKYIPPKIAPMHYDGDLTEADRQKELVDKRRKAAFRSSVIGELRQQYSNAPEEIRERQDFQTERDIREEQHRKNYEESMMVRLSVSRDQKAKKRRMMGMSSQLKSITHFGDITALTGGEAPDLDNPRPKKKKKLLKKKNKKKMFKKRK, encoded by the exons ATGGCGGCTCTCAGTGTACAGAAC GATGTGATTGAGGACGATCTGCCTAAAGCCGTGCAACTACTCAACACGCTCACACAGCAG ATTGCATTTGTTACAAGCCACGTTCGAGACGTGATAAAGAAAGTCCAGAATAAAACATGTCCAACTTCTAAG GGTTTGTCCTTTCTGGACCTGCGATACCATCTGCTGTTATTTTACCttcaagatgttgcacatttGATAAGCATTAAAGCAGATGGCCAGAGTTTGAAGGACAACGGCGCCATCCACAGGCTGGTCACCATAAGAACG GTTCTGGAGAAGATGCGTCCTCTCGATCAGAAGCTGAAGTATCAGATTGATAAATTAGTGCGCACTGCTGTGACTGGCAGTCTGG CTGAGAACGATCCTTTACATTTCCGTCCGAATCCTGAGAATCTCGTCAGCAAG cttGATCAGTCCGAGGAATcagatgatggtggtgatgatgatactggaaataaaaaagattcTGGGAAGAAGGCGACCCCCAAAGCCAAGAAATACATCCCACCAAAGATCGCCCCAATGCATTAtg ATGGTGATTTGACGGAGGCCGATAGGCAGAAGGAGCTTGTGGATAAACGCAGGAAAGCGGCGTTCCGTAGTTCAGTGATCGGGGAGCTCCGGCAGCAGTACAGCAATGCGCCAGAGGAAATCCGCGAGCGCCAAGATTttcagactgagagagacatcAGAGAGGAACAGCACAG GAAAAACTATGAGGAGTCTATGATGGTGCGTCTAAGTGTCTCACGAGATCAGAAGGCTAAGAAGAGACGCATGATGGGAATGTCCTCACAGCTGAAGAGCATCACACACTTCGGTGACATCACAGCGCTGACCGGCGGAGAGGCACCA GATTTGGATAATCCCAGacccaagaagaagaagaaactgctgaagaagaaaaacaaaaagaaga tGTTCAAGAAACGCAAGTAG